One Telluria mixta DNA window includes the following coding sequences:
- a CDS encoding DUF1993 domain-containing protein, with protein sequence MTLSLYTASVPVFRQILGSLSAILTKAEAHVDAKKLDPNALLQARLFPDMFPLVRQVQLATDFAKGAAARLAGVEVPRYDDVETDFAGLQARLEKTLAFLDTVAREAVDAGGERDVTIGTGANQRQFKGQVYLLHYALPNFYFHAATAYDILRHNGLDIGKRDFVGTF encoded by the coding sequence ATGACACTTTCCTTGTACACGGCGTCGGTACCCGTGTTCCGCCAGATCCTGGGCAGCCTGTCCGCCATCCTGACGAAGGCCGAGGCGCACGTGGATGCGAAAAAGCTGGATCCGAACGCCCTGCTGCAGGCGCGCCTGTTCCCGGACATGTTCCCGCTCGTGCGCCAGGTACAGCTGGCGACGGACTTCGCCAAGGGCGCGGCCGCGCGCCTCGCGGGCGTCGAGGTGCCGCGCTATGACGATGTGGAGACGGATTTCGCGGGCCTGCAGGCGCGCCTGGAAAAGACGCTGGCCTTCCTGGACACCGTGGCGCGCGAGGCGGTGGACGCCGGCGGCGAGCGCGACGTGACGATCGGCACGGGCGCCAACCAGCGCCAGTTCAAGGGCCAGGTCTATTTATTACACTACGCGCTGCCGAACTTCTATTTCCACGCCGCGACGGCGTACGACATCCTGCGCCATAACGGGCTGGACATCGGCAAGCGGGATTTCGTCGGGACCTTCTGA
- a CDS encoding DUF1415 domain-containing protein has protein sequence MSTANEKPDDAAIIAATRRWVDRAVIGLNLCPFAKAVQVKDQVRYVVSHARTPESLLDTLMDELQLLADTDPEQVDTTLLIHPDVLQDFLDFNEFLDVADAAVEDMSLDGELQIASFHPDYQFADTDPNDIENYTNRSPYPVLQLLREDSIDRAVEAIPDAAEIFEKNIDTMEKLGHEGWDKLDVGPAR, from the coding sequence ATGAGCACTGCCAACGAGAAACCGGACGATGCCGCGATCATCGCCGCGACCCGGCGCTGGGTCGACCGCGCCGTCATCGGCCTGAACCTTTGTCCGTTCGCCAAGGCGGTGCAAGTGAAGGACCAGGTCCGCTATGTCGTCTCGCACGCGCGCACGCCGGAATCCCTTCTGGATACGCTGATGGACGAGCTGCAGCTGCTGGCCGACACCGACCCGGAACAGGTCGACACGACGCTGCTGATCCACCCGGACGTGCTGCAGGATTTCCTGGACTTCAACGAATTCCTCGACGTGGCGGATGCCGCGGTGGAAGACATGAGCCTGGACGGCGAGCTGCAGATCGCCAGCTTCCACCCGGACTACCAGTTCGCGGACACGGACCCGAACGATATCGAGAACTATACGAACCGTTCGCCTTACCCGGTGCTGCAGCTCTTGCGCGAAGACAGCATCGACCGCGCCGTGGAAGCGATTCCCGACGCTGCCGAGATCTTCGAGAAGAATATCGACACCATGGAAAAGCTCGGCCATGAAGGCTGGGACAAGCTCGATGTCGGCCCCGCTCGTTGA
- a CDS encoding DUF5597 domain-containing protein: protein MNKISNRLLAAACALALTSTCALAATPIPRLVQHDGRYALLVDGKPFTMLGVQAHNSSNYPGALPKVWAAVKDAHANTLEIPVAWEQIEPVEGKFDFGYVDTLVAEARRNGVRLVLLWFGTWKNTGPAYTPEWVKFDDGRFPRMLGRDGKASYCLSPLGEQTLAADRKAFVALMRHLKQIDEAQRTVIMVQVENEVGTYGTVRDFGPRGEAAFRQPVPAAVLARKKPPVPGAANGTWSEVYGPYADEYFHAWAVASYIEDIAKAGRAVYDLPMFVNNALRDPLEPLAPWKGNFASGGPTYDVIDIYKAAAPHIDIAGPDLYAPQSASVVATLDKFQRPDNALFVPEMGNAAAYARYVYRILGSGAIGVAPFGIDYADYSNYPLGSKRTDKTMVEPFGTIYAAFAPLARQWGQWALEGRTAGIAEGDDRKPQSRALKDWGVTASFREWQFGTMGADAKEEDYPPGTTAPNGGAAFARIGDDEFIVIGQHVRLQFWPTGANDGKRFMFARVEEGRFDAQGRWQMERNWNGDQVDHGLNLPTQPTILKIRLRTY from the coding sequence ATGAATAAAATCTCCAATCGCCTGCTCGCCGCGGCATGCGCTCTCGCCTTGACTTCCACCTGCGCACTGGCCGCCACGCCGATCCCGCGCCTCGTCCAGCACGACGGCCGCTATGCGCTGCTGGTCGACGGCAAGCCGTTCACCATGCTGGGCGTACAGGCCCACAATTCCAGCAATTACCCGGGCGCGCTGCCCAAGGTCTGGGCCGCCGTCAAGGATGCCCATGCCAACACGCTCGAGATCCCCGTGGCCTGGGAACAGATCGAGCCCGTCGAGGGCAAGTTCGATTTCGGCTATGTCGATACGCTCGTGGCCGAGGCGCGCCGCAACGGCGTGCGCCTCGTGCTGCTGTGGTTCGGCACCTGGAAGAACACGGGGCCCGCGTACACGCCGGAATGGGTCAAGTTCGACGACGGCCGTTTCCCCCGCATGCTCGGCCGCGACGGCAAGGCCAGCTACTGCCTGTCGCCGCTGGGCGAGCAGACCCTGGCGGCCGACAGGAAGGCGTTCGTGGCCCTGATGCGCCACCTGAAGCAGATCGACGAAGCGCAGCGCACCGTGATCATGGTGCAGGTCGAGAACGAGGTCGGCACCTACGGCACCGTGCGCGATTTCGGACCGCGGGGCGAGGCGGCGTTCCGCCAGCCGGTGCCGGCGGCCGTCCTCGCGCGCAAGAAGCCGCCGGTGCCCGGTGCGGCCAACGGCACGTGGTCCGAGGTCTACGGCCCGTATGCCGACGAGTACTTCCACGCCTGGGCCGTGGCCAGCTACATCGAGGACATCGCGAAGGCGGGACGCGCCGTGTACGACCTGCCGATGTTCGTCAACAATGCGCTGCGCGATCCGCTCGAACCGCTGGCGCCGTGGAAGGGCAATTTCGCGAGCGGCGGTCCGACGTACGACGTGATCGACATCTACAAGGCCGCCGCCCCACACATCGACATCGCCGGCCCCGACCTGTACGCGCCGCAATCGGCCAGCGTGGTGGCGACGCTGGACAAGTTCCAGCGTCCGGACAACGCGCTGTTCGTGCCGGAGATGGGCAACGCGGCCGCGTATGCGCGCTATGTCTACCGGATCCTGGGCAGCGGCGCGATCGGCGTGGCGCCGTTCGGCATCGACTATGCGGACTACAGCAATTATCCGCTGGGCTCGAAGCGCACGGACAAGACCATGGTCGAGCCGTTCGGGACCATCTATGCCGCATTCGCGCCGCTGGCGCGGCAGTGGGGACAATGGGCGCTGGAAGGGCGCACGGCCGGCATCGCGGAAGGCGACGACCGCAAGCCGCAGTCGCGCGCGCTGAAGGACTGGGGCGTCACCGCCTCGTTCCGCGAGTGGCAGTTCGGCACGATGGGCGCGGACGCCAAAGAGGAAGACTATCCGCCCGGCACCACGGCCCCGAACGGGGGCGCGGCGTTCGCCCGGATCGGCGACGACGAGTTCATCGTGATCGGACAGCACGTCCGCCTGCAATTCTGGCCCACCGGCGCGAACGACGGCAAGCGCTTCATGTTCGCGCGCGTCGAGGAGGGTCGGTTCGACGCGCAGGGGCGCTGGCAGATGGAGCGCAACTGGAACGGCGACCAGGTCGACCACGGACTGAACCTGCCCACGCAGCCCACGATCCTGAAGATCCGGCTGCGCACGTATTGA
- a CDS encoding TonB-dependent receptor — protein sequence MKNTRKTAIAIGVAQLALMASGAALAQTEPTTVVVYGQRAALESAQNIKKNADEIVDSIVADDIGKLPDKSVTEVLQRVVGVSIDRTMNRVDPQQGVGDSVNHYAAEGTGVSIRGLGAGQVRSEFNGRDAFSANGGRALSFEDVPPELMAGVDVYKNPSAEQIEGGIGGLVNLRTALPFDSKGRKVSLSTEVSRSSLRQKTAPPSVSGLYSDRWDTQFGQVGVLIDLAHSKIANQSDSLSIAPYSSRDDLVPGKRVWVTPSASWGQNTFDRTRDGLYGALQWKKGDFSSYVTFLRSRYKQHSDEHSYFGGTNPATLSLDPGATYDANGALLTGTLHDTTNSGPGFGTGLGFGTDARASGRTSDTRDVSWSGTWRASEAWTFKADLQHVQATTDGYDNTVGLGGWVPGQTVDLRGGMPTISFDPASRAYLADPSHYYWGFTQVHHDVAKAQMNTARLDAKYTFDHPILNDLRFGVRVTDRSAVTQSTHDSEWVQISQGWAVGNQSWQPLAQFAGLGDPRFAKGFGLHQFKNFFGGSAASPAPVIVPDASLANSVDAVNKLHDYYTTLCNEANATGRNNDCSYKPPKFGDAIGLNDQHERTQAAYAQLRFAFDKLVYPIDGTVGVRVVRTNPTSIGYTLFTPPNKPLLPGVPDIPAQSEKQTFESTYTRVLPSLNLRLKASDELQFRLGLSKGMSRPDFYLLQAYTTLGMDIKTHTPPGDNQKPVVDSIAYNGQLRGNTSLRPVMATNLDLTAEYYFGRASSATFGVFNKRLKDVIIAQTTVYPLKDVAGTTHDFMVTGPVNGMDARVSGVEAGFQTYFDKLPGLFSGLGVSSNFTYIDSSTTYHNPVNGTWCTPKDTLMANMVRNLQGCDTDGRVFGDMPLVGLSKNSYNLALLYDKDAVSLRLAYSWRSKYLQSTNSWGTAGNDGIDRNPDSPNYGKGYSVNYGLPTWGARTASSTWASSTSSRTTCAWAARWVT from the coding sequence GTGAAGAATACCAGGAAAACAGCGATCGCCATCGGCGTCGCGCAGCTCGCGCTGATGGCGAGCGGCGCCGCGCTGGCGCAGACCGAACCGACTACCGTGGTCGTGTACGGCCAGCGCGCGGCGCTCGAATCGGCGCAGAACATCAAGAAGAACGCGGACGAAATCGTCGACTCGATCGTCGCCGACGACATCGGCAAGCTGCCGGACAAGTCGGTGACGGAAGTGCTGCAGCGCGTGGTCGGCGTGAGCATCGACCGGACGATGAACCGCGTCGACCCGCAGCAGGGCGTGGGCGACAGCGTCAACCACTACGCGGCGGAAGGCACGGGCGTGTCGATCCGCGGCCTGGGCGCGGGCCAGGTCCGCTCCGAATTCAACGGCCGCGACGCCTTCTCCGCCAACGGCGGCCGCGCGCTGAGCTTCGAGGACGTGCCGCCCGAGCTGATGGCCGGCGTGGACGTGTACAAGAACCCGTCCGCCGAGCAGATCGAAGGCGGCATCGGCGGCCTGGTGAACCTGCGCACCGCGCTGCCGTTCGATTCGAAGGGCCGCAAGGTGTCGCTGTCGACCGAAGTGTCGCGCTCGTCGCTGCGCCAGAAGACCGCGCCGCCGTCCGTGTCCGGCCTGTACTCGGACCGCTGGGACACGCAGTTCGGCCAGGTCGGCGTGCTGATCGACCTCGCGCACTCGAAGATCGCGAACCAGAGCGACAGCCTGTCGATCGCCCCGTACAGCTCGCGCGACGACCTCGTGCCCGGCAAGCGCGTCTGGGTCACCCCGTCCGCGAGCTGGGGACAGAACACCTTCGACCGCACCCGCGACGGCCTGTACGGCGCGCTGCAGTGGAAGAAGGGCGATTTCAGTTCGTACGTGACCTTCCTGCGTTCGCGCTACAAGCAGCACTCGGACGAGCATTCCTACTTCGGCGGCACGAACCCGGCCACCCTGTCGCTGGATCCGGGCGCCACGTACGACGCCAACGGCGCGCTGCTGACCGGCACGCTGCACGACACGACCAACAGCGGTCCGGGCTTCGGCACGGGCCTCGGCTTCGGCACCGATGCGCGCGCGAGCGGCCGCACGTCCGACACGCGCGACGTGTCCTGGTCGGGCACGTGGCGCGCCAGCGAGGCGTGGACCTTCAAGGCCGACCTGCAGCACGTGCAGGCCACGACGGACGGCTACGACAACACGGTCGGCCTGGGCGGCTGGGTGCCCGGCCAGACGGTCGACCTGCGCGGCGGCATGCCGACGATTTCGTTCGACCCGGCGTCGCGGGCCTACCTGGCCGATCCGTCGCACTACTACTGGGGCTTCACCCAGGTGCACCATGACGTGGCGAAGGCGCAGATGAACACGGCGCGCCTGGACGCCAAGTACACGTTCGACCATCCGATCCTCAACGACCTGCGCTTCGGCGTGCGCGTGACCGACCGCTCGGCCGTGACGCAGTCGACCCACGATTCCGAGTGGGTCCAGATCTCGCAGGGATGGGCGGTCGGCAACCAGTCGTGGCAGCCGCTGGCGCAATTCGCCGGCCTGGGCGACCCGCGCTTCGCCAAGGGCTTCGGCCTGCACCAGTTCAAGAACTTCTTCGGTGGTTCCGCGGCGTCGCCGGCACCGGTGATCGTGCCCGACGCCTCGCTGGCCAACTCGGTCGATGCCGTCAACAAGTTGCACGACTACTACACGACCCTGTGCAACGAAGCCAATGCCACCGGCCGTAATAACGACTGCAGCTACAAGCCGCCGAAGTTCGGCGATGCGATCGGCCTGAACGACCAGCACGAACGCACGCAGGCGGCCTATGCCCAGCTGCGCTTCGCGTTCGACAAGCTGGTGTATCCCATCGACGGCACGGTCGGCGTGCGCGTCGTGCGGACCAATCCGACGTCGATCGGCTACACGCTGTTCACGCCGCCCAACAAGCCGCTGCTGCCGGGCGTGCCGGACATTCCGGCGCAATCGGAGAAACAGACCTTCGAGAGCACCTACACGCGCGTGCTGCCGAGCCTGAACCTGCGCCTGAAGGCCAGCGACGAGCTGCAGTTCCGCCTCGGGCTGTCGAAGGGCATGTCGCGTCCGGACTTCTACCTGCTGCAGGCCTACACGACGCTGGGCATGGACATCAAGACGCACACGCCGCCCGGCGACAACCAGAAGCCGGTGGTCGACTCCATTGCGTATAACGGCCAGCTGCGCGGCAATACGTCGCTCCGTCCGGTCATGGCCACCAACCTCGACCTGACGGCCGAGTACTACTTCGGCCGCGCCAGCTCGGCGACGTTCGGTGTGTTCAACAAGCGGCTCAAGGACGTCATCATCGCGCAGACGACGGTCTATCCGCTGAAGGACGTCGCCGGAACGACGCACGACTTCATGGTCACCGGTCCCGTGAACGGCATGGACGCCCGCGTCAGCGGCGTCGAGGCGGGCTTCCAGACCTATTTCGACAAGCTGCCCGGCCTGTTCTCGGGCCTCGGGGTGTCGAGCAACTTCACGTACATCGACAGCAGCACGACGTACCACAACCCGGTCAACGGCACCTGGTGCACGCCGAAGGACACGCTGATGGCCAACATGGTCCGCAACCTGCAGGGTTGCGACACGGACGGCAGGGTATTCGGCGACATGCCGCTGGTGGGCCTGTCGAAGAACTCGTATAACCTGGCGCTGTTGTACGACAAGGACGCGGTGTCGCTGCGCCTGGCGTACAGCTGGCGCTCGAAGTACCTGCAGTCGACCAACTCGTGGGGCACGGCCGGCAACGATGGCATCGACCGCAACCCGGACAGCCCGAACTACGGCAAGGGCTACTCGGTCAACTACGGCCTGCCGACCTGGGGGGCGCGTACGGCCAGCTCGACCTGGGCTTCCAGTACAAGTTCACGGACAACCTGCGCCTGGGCGGCCAGGTGGGTAACCTGA
- a CDS encoding helix-turn-helix domain-containing protein: MQSFYNKALAGLLGLVVASVLIGYACVRSTYVRLPLLPAADSGLPWRGEIMADSAVGGRSTARMIDDTATLTFEFTSVKATDYPFVHAELAFRDRAGKFAHVDLSRYSAVEFDVKCMPANTLAFGLVMFEDQVSVPGRFDTYRAPYTYFFCNGNGEHVELDLARLRTDQWWFDTHKLNLARQEHTLTRIAKLSFGSTFQSPYGVPSTVQVRNLTLTGRDMRYLVLFAAFMLVAWPGYGLWFFRRHTQALLAEVKDKMRRDIPLVAYQQLSQDLHRDKEQSAILRFMATEYVNPELDVETTVNALGIGRNKINEILKAELGFTFSTYLNKLRLTEAARLLGAKEDTSVAEIAYAVGYRNVSYFNKLFKEEYGCTPKTFRKLRDSAPESAGP, from the coding sequence ATGCAGAGTTTCTACAACAAGGCGCTCGCCGGCCTGCTGGGGCTTGTCGTGGCGAGCGTTCTCATCGGTTATGCCTGTGTCCGCAGCACCTATGTCCGGTTGCCGCTGCTGCCCGCCGCGGACAGCGGCCTGCCGTGGCGCGGCGAGATCATGGCCGACTCGGCGGTGGGCGGGCGTTCGACGGCCAGGATGATCGACGACACCGCCACGTTGACATTCGAGTTCACGTCCGTCAAGGCGACGGACTACCCGTTCGTCCATGCGGAACTGGCGTTCCGCGACCGCGCTGGCAAGTTCGCGCACGTCGACCTGTCCCGCTACAGCGCCGTGGAGTTCGACGTCAAATGCATGCCGGCCAACACGCTGGCGTTCGGTCTCGTGATGTTCGAGGACCAGGTATCGGTTCCCGGCCGGTTCGATACGTATCGCGCTCCCTACACCTACTTTTTCTGCAACGGGAACGGCGAACACGTCGAGCTCGACCTGGCGCGTCTCCGGACCGACCAGTGGTGGTTCGACACGCACAAGCTGAACCTCGCGCGCCAGGAACACACGTTGACCAGGATCGCCAAGCTGTCGTTCGGCAGCACGTTCCAGAGTCCCTACGGCGTGCCCTCGACAGTCCAGGTCAGGAACCTGACCCTGACCGGGCGCGACATGCGCTACCTCGTCCTGTTCGCGGCATTCATGCTTGTCGCCTGGCCCGGTTATGGCCTGTGGTTCTTCCGCCGGCATACCCAGGCATTGCTGGCGGAAGTGAAGGACAAGATGCGGCGCGACATTCCGCTGGTCGCCTACCAGCAGTTGTCCCAGGACCTGCACCGCGACAAGGAGCAGAGCGCCATCCTGCGCTTCATGGCGACGGAATACGTCAATCCGGAACTGGATGTCGAGACCACGGTGAACGCGCTCGGCATCGGCCGCAACAAGATCAACGAGATCCTCAAGGCGGAGCTGGGCTTCACGTTTTCCACGTACCTGAACAAGCTCAGGCTGACCGAGGCGGCGCGCCTGCTGGGCGCGAAGGAAGACACGAGCGTGGCGGAAATCGCGTATGCCGTGGGCTACCGGAACGTTTCCTACTTCAACAAGCTCTTCAAGGAAGAATACGGCTGCACGCCCAAGACCTTCCGCAAGCTGCGCGACAGCGCACCGGAATCCGCCGGGCCGTAA
- a CDS encoding DUF1289 domain-containing protein — protein sequence MSAPLVDAQQGTPLPVRPDTPCVAVCSTTFDDICRGCGRTVVEVAHWVSMTAEQKEAVWQRILAQGYPRRNT from the coding sequence ATGTCGGCCCCGCTCGTTGACGCGCAGCAGGGAACGCCCCTGCCGGTGAGACCGGATACGCCGTGCGTTGCAGTCTGCTCGACGACGTTCGACGACATCTGCCGCGGCTGCGGCCGGACCGTCGTCGAGGTGGCCCATTGGGTCTCGATGACGGCCGAGCAGAAGGAAGCGGTGTGGCAGCGTATCCTGGCGCAGGGCTACCCGCGCCGCAACACCTGA
- a CDS encoding alpha-N-arabinofuranosidase, with protein MNTLRLCALAACISASTFAAAQVGVTIDAGKPGPVISRYVYGQFAEHLGTGIYGGLWVGPDSKIPNTRGWRNDVVAALKALHVPLVRWPGGCFADQYHWRDGIGPRAQRPVRINTNWGGVDEDNAVGTHEFFDLVEQLGAAAYVNGNLGTGTVQEMAEWVEYLTADGTSSLARLRARNGHPAPYKVAFFGIGNEAWGCGGNMRPEQYADAYRRYATFLHPGGGNDTQFIAAGGHDEDTGWTEYLSQHIHGWGVRAHGISFHFYTSPGADTNGKYGATGFDESRWIHTLGETRRMEGFIAANVAKLDAHDPQKKLMFAVDEWGTWYDAEEGSRAGFLQQQNTLRDALVAALNFNIFHAHADRVRMTSIAQMVNVLQAMVRTDGAKMMLTPTCHVFRMYVPFQDAVSVPVTLAHNPLYTFGADAIPAVSASAARGKDGKLYLALVNTNPHETADVTVDVSGTAARGATGSVLTAAAMDAHNTFAAPDAVRPAPFQAAARDGRLVLSLPAKSAVVVAVQE; from the coding sequence ATGAACACGCTTCGTCTCTGTGCGCTCGCAGCCTGTATTTCCGCGTCCACCTTCGCCGCCGCGCAGGTCGGCGTCACGATCGACGCGGGCAAGCCCGGTCCCGTCATCAGCCGCTACGTCTACGGCCAGTTCGCCGAGCACCTCGGCACCGGCATCTACGGCGGCCTGTGGGTCGGTCCCGACTCGAAGATACCCAACACGCGCGGCTGGCGCAACGACGTCGTGGCCGCGCTGAAGGCATTGCACGTTCCGCTCGTGCGCTGGCCCGGCGGCTGCTTCGCCGACCAGTACCACTGGCGCGATGGCATCGGTCCGCGCGCGCAGCGGCCCGTGCGCATCAACACGAACTGGGGCGGCGTCGACGAGGACAACGCGGTCGGCACGCACGAGTTCTTCGACCTCGTCGAGCAGCTGGGCGCCGCCGCCTACGTCAACGGCAACCTCGGTACCGGCACCGTGCAGGAGATGGCGGAATGGGTCGAGTACCTGACGGCGGACGGCACGTCGAGCCTTGCGCGGCTGCGCGCCCGCAACGGCCATCCGGCGCCGTACAAGGTCGCGTTCTTCGGCATCGGTAACGAGGCCTGGGGCTGCGGCGGCAATATGCGGCCGGAGCAGTACGCCGACGCCTACCGCCGCTACGCGACCTTCCTGCATCCCGGCGGCGGCAACGACACGCAATTCATCGCCGCAGGCGGCCATGACGAGGACACGGGCTGGACCGAGTACCTGAGCCAGCATATCCACGGTTGGGGCGTGCGCGCGCACGGCATCTCGTTCCACTTTTACACGTCGCCCGGCGCGGACACGAACGGCAAATATGGCGCGACCGGCTTCGACGAAAGCCGCTGGATCCATACGCTGGGCGAGACGCGGCGGATGGAAGGGTTCATCGCCGCCAACGTCGCGAAGCTGGACGCGCACGACCCGCAGAAGAAGCTCATGTTCGCCGTCGACGAATGGGGCACGTGGTACGACGCCGAGGAGGGCAGCCGGGCGGGCTTCCTCCAGCAGCAGAACACACTGCGCGACGCGCTGGTGGCGGCCCTGAACTTCAACATCTTCCACGCCCATGCGGACCGCGTGCGCATGACGAGCATCGCGCAGATGGTGAACGTGCTGCAGGCGATGGTCCGCACGGACGGCGCGAAGATGATGCTGACGCCCACCTGCCACGTCTTCAGGATGTACGTGCCGTTCCAGGATGCGGTGTCGGTGCCGGTGACGCTGGCGCACAATCCGCTGTACACGTTCGGCGCCGACGCGATACCGGCCGTCAGCGCATCGGCGGCGCGCGGCAAGGACGGCAAGCTCTATCTCGCGCTCGTCAACACGAACCCGCACGAGACGGCCGACGTCACAGTCGACGTGAGCGGCACGGCCGCGCGCGGGGCGACGGGTTCCGTGTTGACGGCGGCCGCGATGGACGCCCACAACACGTTCGCCGCACCGGATGCCGTCCGGCCGGCGCCGTTCCAGGCCGCGGCCCGGGACGGCAGGCTGGTGCTGTCCCTGCCGGCGAAGTCCGCCGTGGTCGTCGCCGTGCAGGAGTAA
- a CDS encoding XylR family transcriptional regulator, producing the protein MKCPKTHRIALLFDANQAFAREVIGGIAGYLSSRRTSWELFIEDDFSLRLSSLARWQGDGIIAHFDDPAVAEALADSPVPVVAVGGSYASETDYPTDVPYVATDNFKLVNLAYTHLIDVGLRQFALFSLPDGARHRWALEREKSFRALMQRDNFEVEIFRGDGACSWEEDVAQQVRWLQSLPKPVGIVAVTDARARQLLQACQLANIAVPEEVAIIGIDNDPLARMLSCIPLSSVIQGSAEIGRTAARMLHQLLEGTYLECTRILVPPAGINVLASSSHQPVKNPRVMRARHFIRQYACQGIKGDQVAAYVGVSRSTLETYFQQELGCSVHDEILRFKLDAATALLARGDCSVGDVALRCGFTSMQYLFAVFKRELGCSPREFQQRAAHGTAATAGEAALQT; encoded by the coding sequence ATGAAGTGCCCTAAAACACATCGCATTGCCTTGTTATTCGATGCCAACCAGGCGTTCGCCCGCGAGGTGATCGGCGGGATCGCCGGCTACCTGTCGAGCCGGCGGACGTCCTGGGAATTGTTCATCGAGGATGATTTTAGTTTACGTCTGTCGAGTCTTGCGCGGTGGCAAGGTGATGGCATCATCGCCCACTTCGACGATCCGGCCGTGGCCGAAGCGCTGGCCGACAGCCCCGTGCCCGTGGTCGCGGTCGGGGGCTCGTACGCCAGCGAGACCGATTACCCGACCGACGTGCCGTATGTCGCCACCGACAATTTCAAGCTCGTCAACCTGGCGTATACGCACCTGATCGACGTGGGCCTGCGCCAGTTCGCGCTGTTTTCCTTGCCGGACGGGGCGCGGCATCGATGGGCGCTCGAACGCGAAAAGTCGTTCCGGGCCCTGATGCAGCGCGACAATTTCGAAGTCGAGATCTTCCGCGGGGACGGCGCCTGCAGCTGGGAGGAAGACGTCGCGCAGCAGGTCCGGTGGCTGCAAAGCCTGCCGAAACCGGTCGGGATCGTCGCCGTCACCGATGCCCGCGCGCGTCAGCTGCTGCAAGCTTGTCAGTTGGCTAATATTGCGGTGCCGGAGGAAGTGGCCATCATCGGCATCGACAACGATCCGCTGGCACGCATGCTGTCATGTATTCCCCTGAGCTCCGTGATCCAGGGATCGGCCGAGATCGGCCGCACGGCGGCCCGGATGCTGCATCAATTGCTTGAGGGAACGTATCTCGAATGCACGCGCATCCTGGTGCCGCCCGCCGGCATCAACGTGCTGGCCTCCAGCAGTCATCAGCCCGTCAAGAATCCCCGCGTCATGCGCGCCCGGCATTTCATCCGCCAGTATGCCTGCCAGGGCATCAAGGGCGACCAAGTGGCTGCCTACGTCGGCGTCTCCCGTTCCACGCTCGAGACGTATTTCCAGCAGGAGCTGGGCTGCAGCGTACACGACGAGATCCTGCGCTTCAAGCTCGATGCCGCGACCGCGCTGCTGGCGCGCGGCGACTGCAGCGTGGGCGACGTGGCGCTGCGTTGCGGCTTCACGTCGATGCAATACCTGTTCGCCGTGTTCAAGCGCGAACTCGGCTGCTCGCCGCGTGAATTCCAGCAGCGCGCGGCGCACGGTACCGCCGCCACGGCCGGGGAGGCCGCACTGCAAACCTGA